A stretch of the Trichocoleus sp. FACHB-46 genome encodes the following:
- a CDS encoding CHAT domain-containing tetratricopeptide repeat protein — MSYHRRSLSFVVAALLLAGGTPLDHFNPLGASVVLAQSETEQAQITEAVYLNQQGYDQFRQGQPREALATLQKAIAIFKATGAKAGEAQSLNHIANVYHYSLGQYPKALEFYQQALKLRQKIGDREGEWATLADMGVAYGEQGQYTKALEFYQKALGIIRQLGDRNSEKLRLNEVASVYFRLGQYPQALEAYQQVLKLQREGRDREGEATTLGNVGVVYVNLGQYAKALESYRQALAIFDSLPAYQGTKATILNNMGGLFFSIGQYKEALDSTQQALAIFNKFSDRPDAATAFTELGLLYEIVGQYSQPLEFQQSGLAMRRDIGNALNQESITKVGQAATLNNIGRVYARVGKYDQALKLHQQALAIYQELSDRAGEATTQNNLGQVYDNQKQTDQALKFYQQALQLYKQVGDRTGEGVALSNLGHSYEQQGQNAQALKFYQQALTVHREVGDRVNEGVTLSSIGRILHRSGQQSEAEKTLRQAIAILESLRPGLTDAEKVSIFETQQKTYGTLQQTLIAHKQTNPALEIAERSRARAFVELLAQRLSTNSTTAPALNPPTLAQIKQIAKTQNSTLVEYAIVQDIAPSQAPQLFIWVIQPTGNISFRQVELKGLPQSGINAADTASVLESLVTQAREAIGIKGRGLTFQEDTTTVARAIAKVNNQTNQPLQQLHQLLIQPIADLLPTDPNAHVTFLPQEALFLVPFPALQASNGRYLIEQHTVLTAPSIQVLDLTRQKRQQQSGKAKNLLVVGNPTMPKVSLPLGATPQPLPSLPGAEQEAKAIAALLKTQALTGSQATKTTILQQMTQTRLVHLATHGLLDDFKGLGVPGAIALAPSGRDNGLLTASEILDLKLNTDLVVLSACDTGRGRITGDGVVGLSRSFIAAGAPSVMVSLWQVPDAPTATLMTQFYQTLQQQPDKAQALRQAMLATMKQHPDPKDWAAFTLIGEAQ, encoded by the coding sequence ATGTCCTATCACCGCCGATCGCTGAGCTTTGTAGTTGCTGCTTTATTACTGGCAGGTGGCACACCGTTGGATCACTTCAATCCTTTAGGGGCTTCGGTGGTGTTGGCGCAGTCGGAGACAGAGCAGGCGCAGATTACTGAGGCGGTTTATCTGAATCAGCAAGGGTATGACCAGTTTCGCCAGGGGCAGCCGCGAGAGGCGTTAGCAACGTTGCAAAAGGCGATCGCGATTTTTAAGGCGACGGGGGCTAAGGCGGGGGAGGCGCAAAGTCTGAATCACATTGCCAATGTCTACCACTACAGTTTGGGGCAGTACCCGAAGGCGTTGGAGTTCTATCAGCAGGCGCTGAAGTTGCGGCAGAAGATTGGCGATCGCGAGGGGGAATGGGCAACGCTGGCTGATATGGGGGTGGCTTATGGGGAGCAAGGACAATACACCAAGGCGCTGGAGTTTTACCAGAAGGCATTAGGGATCATTCGGCAGTTGGGCGATCGCAACAGTGAGAAGCTACGGCTGAATGAGGTTGCTAGTGTTTACTTCCGGTTGGGGCAATATCCGCAAGCGTTGGAAGCGTATCAGCAGGTGCTCAAACTTCAGCGGGAGGGGCGCGATCGCGAGGGCGAAGCCACGACGCTGGGTAATGTGGGCGTGGTGTATGTGAATCTGGGGCAGTACGCCAAGGCGCTGGAAAGTTATCGCCAAGCCTTAGCCATTTTTGATTCACTGCCCGCTTATCAAGGCACGAAGGCAACGATTCTCAATAATATGGGTGGGCTGTTTTTCAGCATTGGGCAGTACAAGGAAGCGCTGGATTCGACTCAGCAAGCTCTGGCGATTTTTAACAAGTTTAGCGATCGCCCGGATGCAGCCACGGCGTTTACTGAGTTGGGGTTGCTATACGAGATTGTGGGGCAATATTCCCAACCGTTGGAGTTTCAGCAGTCGGGCTTGGCGATGCGGCGGGATATTGGCAATGCCTTGAATCAGGAATCGATTACCAAGGTAGGTCAAGCCGCGACACTGAACAATATTGGGCGGGTCTATGCCAGGGTGGGCAAATACGACCAAGCACTGAAGCTGCATCAACAAGCGTTAGCGATTTACCAGGAACTCAGCGATCGCGCTGGGGAAGCCACCACGCAAAACAATTTGGGGCAGGTCTACGACAACCAGAAGCAAACGGATCAAGCGCTGAAGTTTTACCAGCAGGCGTTGCAACTCTACAAGCAGGTAGGCGATCGCACGGGGGAAGGGGTGGCGCTGAGCAACTTGGGCCACTCCTATGAGCAACAGGGACAGAATGCCCAAGCTTTGAAGTTCTATCAGCAAGCGCTCACGGTGCATCGGGAGGTGGGCGATCGCGTCAATGAGGGGGTGACGCTGAGCAGTATTGGTCGGATTTTGCATCGTTCCGGGCAACAATCGGAGGCGGAGAAAACGCTACGACAGGCGATCGCAATTTTGGAATCTTTGCGCCCAGGGCTGACGGATGCGGAGAAAGTCTCTATCTTTGAGACACAACAGAAAACCTATGGCACGTTGCAGCAAACGCTGATTGCCCATAAGCAGACCAATCCCGCTTTAGAAATTGCTGAACGCAGTCGTGCCCGTGCCTTTGTTGAGTTGCTCGCTCAACGCCTCAGCACCAACTCAACCACAGCTCCTGCTCTCAATCCTCCAACTCTGGCCCAAATCAAGCAGATTGCTAAAACTCAAAATTCAACGCTGGTAGAATATGCGATCGTGCAGGATATCGCTCCTTCGCAAGCTCCACAGCTATTCATTTGGGTGATTCAGCCCACAGGAAATATCAGTTTTCGCCAAGTCGAGTTAAAAGGTTTGCCTCAATCAGGAATTAATGCAGCGGATACTGCTTCCGTCTTGGAAAGTTTAGTCACGCAGGCAAGAGAAGCGATCGGCATCAAGGGTCGAGGATTGACGTTCCAAGAAGACACGACGACGGTGGCGAGAGCGATCGCCAAGGTAAACAACCAAACCAACCAACCACTGCAACAACTCCACCAATTACTGATTCAGCCGATCGCAGATCTCCTGCCTACTGACCCTAACGCCCACGTTACCTTTCTACCCCAAGAAGCCCTGTTTTTGGTCCCTTTTCCTGCCTTGCAAGCCAGCAATGGTCGCTACTTGATCGAGCAACACACTGTTCTCACCGCGCCTTCGATTCAAGTCCTAGACCTGACGCGTCAGAAACGCCAACAGCAATCAGGCAAAGCCAAAAATTTGCTTGTAGTGGGCAACCCCACCATGCCCAAAGTCAGCCTACCTCTCGGTGCCACCCCTCAACCACTCCCCAGCCTCCCTGGTGCGGAGCAAGAAGCTAAGGCGATCGCGGCCCTGCTAAAAACCCAAGCTTTAACTGGTAGCCAAGCGACTAAAACTACTATCTTGCAGCAGATGACCCAAACACGACTTGTCCATTTAGCTACCCACGGGCTATTGGATGACTTCAAAGGTTTGGGAGTACCAGGGGCGATCGCCTTAGCTCCTTCTGGTCGAGATAACGGCCTCCTGACAGCTAGCGAAATTCTTGACCTGAAGCTCAACACTGATTTAGTGGTTCTCAGTGCTTGCGATACTGGGCGTGGTCGCATTACTGGAGATGGTGTGGTAGGTCTCTCGCGCTCCTTTATTGCCGCTGGTGCCCCCAGCGTCATGGTCTCCCTCTGGCAAGTACCTGATGCGCCTACAGCAACTCTGATGACGCAGTTCTACCAGACACTGCAACAGCAACCAGATAAAGCCCAAGCTCTTCGCCAAGCCATGTTAGCCACGATGAAACAACATCCTGACCCGAAAGATTGGGCAGCCTTTACCTTAATTGGTGAAGCTCAATAG
- a CDS encoding CHAT domain-containing protein has translation MTLKNRLRSPHLGVSLLLVALVLAAVFPPQSSHAGGIPDGKALPILPAPDDTGTLVTPDGSRFDITGGQRSQDGANLFHSFTQFILETGYTANFLADPATQNILARVVGGNLSAIDGLIQVTGGSPNLFLINPAGIVFGANASLNIPGSFTATTANGIGFGKEWLNASGPNSYEGLVGTPDLFAFSMSQPAGIINTGNLEVAAGQNLTLLGGTVISTGQLTAPEGHITVAAVPGNSLVRLSQAESLLTLDIQAIAPDTYQPNPWDFPIVDLPDLLTGGLGKNATNITTNRDGQLVLSGSGLTVLPGDVVVQNATARSATLVAAGKVTLGNTPLPLPDKGVHDSIGNPLSIQPDGNTYLVTSPTGSTFYIRGNIEVLIDPGDRVSNPGTGGKISPNPLPDIDIPFPIDKEMGITFPPSIPEVDLPPIPEDPGASLPAIPEVPGDLPLIPSEKPTQQAGPVPPDIPINPEPGSPEGIGTPALGVSPDPLPEPSSGIPPSPQPETGIGATTGVPPSPPPEVPSATLGAAPQPKPGTIRRQEIALSNDRPRSNPTLGTTVQGQQIAIATSTQDCLRVGQIVENQGTTYRVITDQGRVIQCYQQQLALAQQQNQPQQQRQTLHNLGSIHFVVGNYAQSIQRYQQSLALAQQLQNRAGEAEALSGLGAAYSAVGNYTKAIQYYEQSLAISRTLPVPELQGMTLRNLGIAYLAQDNLAKALEYPQESLAIAEKAQDRRGIGQSLGNLGLVYFTKGDHAKAIKHLEQQLAIARELNDRLAEGRALGNLGLAYYGLENYQQAANYQQQSLALAQQLQDRPGEGHALNNLGDAWLRLGKLAEAEQALFAGIKVWESLRAQLDQNDDATKISIFETQATTYSTLQEVLIAQNKAQAALEVAERGRARAFVELLAKQLPTQGSKSLAGAANLEPPSIAQIQQIARAQNATLVEYSIIQEAFQVEGQRQIQDKALYIWVVQPNGEVAFRQVDLKPLWQEQKTSLDDLVASTRASIGIEGRGLAFNQTTQVVASALERLQRYQTQQSQLKQLHQLLIQPIADLLPSDPTARVVFIPQGSLFLAPFPALQDAAGKYLIEKHTMLTAPAIEVLALTYQQRQRQGIAQQSQPTQIAATTLPRSPQKSLIVGNPTMPNVPSENGERSQPLYSLPGAEREAKMIASLLNTEAITGSAATKATVMAKMGDAQIIHLATHGLLDDFRGLGIPGAIALAPSGQDDGLLTANDILGLKLNAELVVLSACGTGRGKITGDGVVGLSRSLISAGAPSVVVSLWQVPDHPTAALMTEFYQNLQRQPDKAQALRQAMLAMLKQHPDPRDWAAFTLIGEAE, from the coding sequence ATGACCTTGAAAAATCGTTTACGATCGCCCCACCTCGGGGTGAGCTTGTTGCTAGTCGCATTAGTTTTGGCCGCAGTTTTTCCGCCCCAATCTAGCCATGCTGGTGGGATTCCAGACGGCAAAGCCTTACCAATCCTTCCTGCCCCAGATGATACAGGGACGCTCGTCACCCCGGACGGTAGCCGCTTTGATATTACAGGGGGCCAGCGATCGCAAGACGGAGCGAACCTGTTTCACAGCTTTACTCAGTTCATTCTCGAAACAGGCTACACGGCCAATTTCCTCGCTGATCCCGCCACGCAAAACATTTTGGCACGGGTGGTAGGCGGCAACTTGTCGGCGATCGATGGCTTAATTCAAGTTACAGGTGGCAGTCCCAATTTATTTCTCATCAATCCTGCGGGGATCGTCTTTGGTGCCAATGCCAGTCTCAACATTCCTGGCTCTTTCACCGCTACCACTGCCAACGGAATTGGCTTTGGTAAAGAGTGGCTGAACGCTTCTGGCCCTAACAGCTATGAAGGCTTAGTCGGCACACCAGATTTATTCGCCTTCAGCATGAGCCAACCCGCCGGGATCATCAATACCGGGAATCTAGAAGTTGCCGCTGGACAGAATTTAACGTTGCTCGGTGGCACTGTGATTAGCACAGGTCAACTCACCGCTCCCGAAGGACACATCACCGTCGCGGCGGTTCCAGGTAACAGTTTGGTACGGCTGAGCCAAGCCGAAAGTTTGCTGACTCTAGATATTCAGGCGATCGCTCCTGACACCTATCAACCCAACCCCTGGGACTTCCCGATTGTGGATCTCCCCGATCTCCTTACAGGCGGTCTCGGCAAAAATGCTACGAATATCACCACCAACCGAGACGGGCAGCTAGTTTTATCTGGCTCTGGCCTCACCGTTTTGCCAGGAGATGTAGTGGTGCAAAATGCTACGGCTCGGAGTGCCACGCTTGTGGCTGCTGGCAAAGTCACGCTGGGCAATACACCTCTCCCGCTACCTGACAAAGGTGTGCACGACAGTATCGGCAATCCTTTAAGCATTCAGCCTGATGGCAATACCTATCTCGTTACTAGCCCCACTGGCAGCACCTTCTACATTAGAGGCAACATCGAAGTTCTCATTGACCCTGGTGATAGAGTCAGCAACCCTGGAACTGGTGGCAAAATTTCTCCTAACCCTCTTCCAGATATAGACATTCCCTTTCCGATTGATAAAGAGATGGGCATTACATTCCCCCCATCCATCCCAGAAGTTGACCTGCCACCCATTCCAGAAGACCCAGGAGCTAGCCTACCAGCTATTCCAGAAGTTCCAGGGGACCTTCCACTTATCCCCTCCGAGAAACCCACTCAACAAGCTGGGCCAGTACCCCCTGATATTCCGATTAATCCTGAACCAGGCTCACCTGAAGGTATAGGTACACCAGCATTAGGGGTTTCTCCCGATCCTTTACCTGAACCATCAAGTGGAATTCCGCCCTCGCCTCAGCCTGAAACAGGCATTGGAGCCACTACAGGAGTACCACCTTCACCTCCCCCGGAAGTTCCCAGCGCAACGCTTGGAGCTGCACCGCAACCCAAACCAGGCACGATTCGGCGGCAAGAAATTGCTCTGAGTAACGATCGCCCTCGCTCCAATCCCACTCTGGGAACTACTGTTCAAGGGCAACAAATTGCGATCGCAACGAGTACCCAGGATTGTTTGCGAGTTGGACAGATTGTAGAAAATCAGGGAACGACTTACCGAGTCATTACTGACCAAGGGCGAGTGATTCAGTGCTACCAGCAGCAACTCGCTTTAGCTCAGCAGCAAAACCAACCGCAGCAGCAACGACAAACCCTGCATAACTTAGGCAGCATCCATTTTGTCGTAGGCAACTACGCCCAGTCAATTCAGCGCTACCAGCAGAGTTTGGCGCTCGCTCAGCAACTGCAAAACCGAGCAGGCGAAGCGGAAGCGTTAAGTGGATTAGGAGCTGCTTACAGTGCTGTGGGTAACTACACAAAGGCGATTCAGTACTACGAGCAAAGTTTAGCCATCAGCCGCACGCTGCCAGTTCCCGAATTGCAAGGCATGACCCTACGCAACTTGGGGATCGCGTATCTGGCTCAAGACAATCTTGCTAAGGCACTGGAATATCCACAGGAAAGTTTAGCGATCGCGGAGAAAGCTCAGGACCGCCGAGGCATTGGGCAGTCGTTAGGCAATTTAGGTTTGGTTTACTTCACCAAAGGGGATCACGCCAAAGCGATTAAGCATCTGGAGCAACAATTAGCGATCGCGCGTGAGTTGAACGATCGCCTAGCCGAAGGGCGAGCGTTGGGTAACTTAGGGCTGGCTTACTATGGCCTGGAAAACTACCAGCAAGCAGCTAACTATCAACAGCAAAGTTTGGCGCTCGCGCAACAATTGCAGGACCGCCCTGGTGAAGGCCATGCCTTGAATAATTTAGGAGATGCTTGGTTACGTTTGGGTAAATTGGCTGAAGCAGAGCAAGCGCTTTTTGCAGGGATCAAAGTTTGGGAGTCGCTACGGGCACAGCTTGATCAAAATGATGATGCGACGAAGATCTCAATCTTTGAGACTCAAGCAACGACTTACAGCACGCTTCAAGAAGTCTTGATTGCCCAGAATAAGGCGCAGGCAGCGCTAGAAGTGGCAGAACGCGGTCGAGCCCGTGCTTTTGTGGAATTGTTGGCAAAGCAGTTGCCCACTCAGGGCAGCAAAAGTTTGGCAGGCGCTGCTAATCTAGAACCTCCCAGCATTGCCCAAATTCAACAAATTGCCCGCGCTCAGAATGCCACCTTGGTTGAGTATTCGATTATTCAAGAAGCCTTTCAGGTCGAGGGGCAGCGGCAGATTCAGGACAAAGCGCTCTATATCTGGGTGGTACAGCCCAATGGAGAAGTAGCATTCCGCCAAGTAGACCTCAAACCGCTGTGGCAGGAGCAAAAGACCTCTTTAGATGATTTGGTTGCTAGTACCAGAGCCTCGATTGGGATTGAAGGGCGGGGGCTGGCATTTAACCAAACCACTCAGGTTGTCGCCAGTGCCTTGGAGAGGCTCCAACGTTACCAGACGCAACAGTCACAACTGAAGCAACTGCATCAACTGTTGATTCAGCCGATCGCGGATCTGTTGCCAAGCGACCCAACTGCTCGTGTGGTCTTCATTCCTCAAGGTTCTCTCTTTTTGGCTCCTTTCCCCGCTTTGCAAGATGCCGCCGGAAAGTATCTGATCGAAAAACATACGATGCTGACGGCCCCAGCAATCGAGGTTTTGGCACTCACCTACCAACAAAGGCAACGCCAAGGCATAGCGCAGCAGTCTCAGCCTACGCAGATTGCCGCCACAACACTACCGCGATCGCCCCAGAAGTCTCTAATTGTGGGCAACCCCACGATGCCTAACGTGCCGAGCGAAAATGGTGAGCGATCGCAACCACTTTACAGCTTGCCTGGAGCTGAGCGGGAAGCCAAGATGATTGCCTCGCTCCTCAACACAGAGGCGATTACGGGCAGCGCGGCAACGAAAGCAACGGTGATGGCAAAGATGGGTGATGCTCAGATTATTCACCTAGCAACTCATGGTTTGTTGGATGATTTCCGAGGGCTAGGCATTCCAGGTGCGATCGCCTTAGCGCCTTCGGGTCAGGATGATGGTTTGCTGACGGCGAATGACATTCTCGGATTGAAGCTGAATGCTGAGTTGGTGGTGCTGAGTGCTTGTGGCACAGGACGCGGCAAGATTACGGGCGATGGGGTAGTAGGGCTATCGCGATCGCTGATTTCAGCGGGTGCCCCAAGTGTGGTGGTGTCGCTGTGGCAGGTGCCCGATCACCCAACGGCAGCTCTGATGACTGAGTTTTACCAAAATCTGCAACGGCAACCGGATAAGGCGCAAGCGCTACGGCAGGCAATGTTGGCGATGTTGAAGCAGCACCCAGATCCTAGAGATTGGGCGGCGTTTACTTTGATTGGTGAGGCGGAGTGA
- a CDS encoding WD40 repeat domain-containing protein: MLNPLMIRLSSMSLSAIAATCCFAYPILAAPSAIAQPQSQLPKAIARILSGHAAVAISSDGKVVAGVSHDKQIKLWNSQTQAEIRTLAGHPLPILAIAFSPNGQILASTSHDKTIKLWSVPTGQLLQTLTGHTDWVEAIAFSPNGQALFSGGGDKTIRVWRLAAVGQKFKLERTLTGHQDSIYALAISADGQTLASSSWNVIKLWQLSNGEVLRTFSDNAFGINALAISADGQTLISGNGDRTIKVWDLSAGQVRQTLMGHQAAISALTLSRNGQTLISGSSDNTIKLWQLTTGQLTQTLPRQSSSIEAIALSSNGQALVSGGWGDIIKLWDLRTGRDVTLSAPTSKEQRQALTIS; encoded by the coding sequence ATGCTGAACCCACTCATGATTCGCCTTTCTAGCATGAGTCTTAGTGCGATCGCTGCCACTTGTTGCTTCGCCTACCCCATACTTGCTGCCCCATCTGCAATTGCCCAACCTCAAAGTCAACTGCCCAAAGCGATCGCCCGGATTCTCTCAGGTCATGCAGCCGTAGCCATTAGTTCCGATGGCAAAGTAGTGGCAGGGGTAAGCCATGACAAGCAAATCAAGTTGTGGAACTCGCAAACTCAAGCAGAAATCCGCACCTTAGCAGGGCATCCGTTACCGATTTTAGCGATCGCCTTCAGTCCCAATGGTCAAATTCTCGCTAGTACCAGTCACGACAAAACCATCAAACTTTGGAGCGTACCCACTGGACAACTGTTGCAAACTCTCACGGGGCATACCGATTGGGTAGAAGCGATCGCCTTCAGTCCCAATGGTCAAGCTTTGTTCAGCGGCGGTGGCGACAAAACGATTCGGGTCTGGCGCTTAGCGGCTGTCGGGCAGAAGTTCAAGTTGGAGCGAACTTTGACTGGACACCAGGACTCAATTTACGCCTTAGCGATTAGTGCTGACGGACAAACTTTAGCCAGCAGCAGTTGGAATGTAATCAAGCTGTGGCAACTGAGTAACGGCGAAGTGCTGCGGACTTTTTCAGATAACGCTTTTGGCATTAATGCCTTAGCCATTAGCGCCGATGGTCAAACCTTAATCAGTGGCAATGGCGATCGCACCATCAAAGTCTGGGATTTATCAGCAGGTCAAGTAAGACAAACTTTAATGGGTCATCAAGCCGCCATTAGCGCTTTGACGCTGAGCCGCAATGGCCAAACGCTGATCAGTGGCAGCAGCGATAACACGATTAAGTTGTGGCAGTTAACAACCGGACAACTCACCCAAACTCTGCCTCGTCAATCCAGTAGTATCGAGGCGATCGCCCTCAGCTCCAATGGTCAAGCATTAGTCAGTGGCGGCTGGGGCGACATCATCAAACTTTGGGATCTCCGAACAGGCCGTGACGTCACTCTCAGCGCCCCCACCTCTAAGGAGCAACGACAGGCTCTGACCATTTCATAA
- a CDS encoding inositol monophosphatase family protein, whose amino-acid sequence MANLQSIAGFPVESVLAIARSIGWGAAEILQSYYHPHPVAGESALDLNIQDQGDGPVTAADVATNHYILNNLHAAFGTVEFGYLTEETFKAQNPSERLQHTWVWIVDPLDGTKDFIKRTGEYAVHIALAHAGRPVLAVVVCPELGKLYYATLGDGTFVETRDSAVTQLRVADRDRIEDLSVVVSGSHRGERLVQLLSQLPCQNQRAIGSVGCKIAAIVEQQADLYISLSGKSAPKDWDLAAPELILTEAGGKVTRFDGSLLQYNQADVSQWGGILASNGTCHTQICAQAETLLAVIDTSS is encoded by the coding sequence GTGGCAAACTTGCAATCAATCGCTGGATTTCCGGTCGAATCTGTTTTAGCGATCGCCCGCTCTATTGGCTGGGGCGCTGCTGAGATCTTGCAATCCTATTACCACCCCCATCCAGTTGCAGGGGAGTCAGCTCTAGACTTAAATATCCAAGACCAGGGGGATGGACCTGTCACCGCTGCGGATGTCGCCACCAACCACTACATTCTGAATAATCTCCACGCTGCGTTTGGCACGGTGGAGTTTGGCTACCTGACGGAGGAAACCTTCAAAGCGCAGAATCCCTCCGAGCGGTTGCAGCATACCTGGGTCTGGATTGTAGACCCGCTGGATGGCACGAAAGATTTTATCAAGCGCACCGGAGAATACGCGGTTCACATTGCTTTAGCTCATGCAGGACGACCCGTATTAGCAGTGGTAGTTTGTCCAGAACTCGGCAAACTTTACTACGCAACTTTGGGTGATGGCACGTTTGTAGAGACACGCGACAGTGCTGTAACTCAATTACGAGTGGCTGATCGCGATCGCATCGAAGATCTGTCAGTCGTTGTCAGCGGGAGCCATCGCGGGGAAAGGCTAGTCCAGCTTTTGAGCCAACTGCCTTGCCAAAATCAACGGGCGATCGGCAGTGTTGGTTGCAAAATTGCCGCGATCGTGGAGCAACAGGCAGATTTATATATCTCCTTGTCAGGAAAATCAGCGCCGAAGGATTGGGATCTAGCAGCTCCAGAACTGATTTTGACCGAGGCAGGTGGCAAAGTGACCCGCTTTGATGGCAGTTTGTTGCAGTATAACCAGGCAGATGTCAGCCAGTGGGGTGGTATCCTCGCCAGCAATGGTACTTGCCACACTCAAATTTGCGCTCAAGCCGAAACCCTACTCGCCGTGATCGACACTTCTAGTTAA